The following are encoded in a window of Aythya fuligula isolate bAytFul2 chromosome 26, bAytFul2.pri, whole genome shotgun sequence genomic DNA:
- the GP1BA gene encoding platelet glycoprotein Ib alpha chain encodes MRVQGSPLQAMQFPVLLVLILLALLPLASATDPQQPCPSEMNKVKDILEVNCTGQALSAVPSGLPEDTGILLLNANHLTSVSTAAFLPLAVLQDLDLSENGMVALNTESPLPSLRELLLSRNALVALPNLQGLPALIRLTLSYNTLQNLAPEAFRAVPLLQELDLRGNRLETLPGDTFAGLRALKDLDLSDNLLKELPKELLQDLEALETLWLSGNLLRTLPNDFFVDGHIFAYVFLTENPWHCDCDLSYLRNWIRINEGSVYQPERGLEKTKVEVAPEKVLCHSPPEHQHKPVIHFKSDCGNVGDTDGDEYDYNEEETPQKTTMSPSPTTHPAVPKEHTTTLRALTQPPLTTTNPPISSPSSSSLAPSTSDEVPASTSTPSTIAPAPVSSTITSTVQPPSTALVLTAAPPTTFISTTSLTTAVSTGLPSTSNHPQTSLATSTATSTLPMSTGMFSTSSPTALPSTSTPRASSVVESSSSLMSTTLVVSTTMLSPHAPKLLAPRNTTHFLQPSPLPPPQPLCPCSTTAETVPMLLLRAGGEGPQWVQWVLSHCCLLHCVLYLASLVLLLLSMLALACWLLWMCLVGWPSSRKSLQTQEVQYPLLRQRESTESPVWHLSSFQSPLQQTTFCTIKEIDLCPEVTTSHTYCTIKDLGIQGSPPAESSFCTTKELWVCHCPPNTSFKSFSRKPTDTNLGPLKAPSAYSLDRGAEAIGTVSVKNAGNTL; translated from the coding sequence ATGCGTGTCCAGGGCTCTCCCCTGCAGGCCATGCagttccctgtgctgcttgtgttgatcctcctggccctgctgcccctggCCAGTGCCACTGACCCACAACAGCCCTGCCCATCGGAGATGAACAAGGTGAAGGACATCCTGGAGGTGAACTGCACGGGGCAGGCTCTCAGCGCAGTGCCTTCTGGCCTGCCCGAAGACACGGGAATCCTGCTGCTCAATGCCAACCACCTGACATCTGTCTCCACTGCCGCCTTCCTGCCCCTGGCCGTACTGCAGGACCTCGACCTGTCTGAAAACGGGATGGTGGCCCTGAACACCGAGTCCCCACTGCCTTccctcagggagctgctgctgtcccgCAACGCGCTGGTGGCCCTGCCCAACCTGCAGGGCCTGCCCGCGCTCATCCGCCTGACCCTGTCCTACAACACCCTGCAGAATCTGGCCCCGGAGGCTTTCCGTGCCGTGCCattgctgcaggagctggaccTGCGAGGGAACCGGCTGGAGACACTTCCCGGGGACACCTTTGCAGGGCTTCGGGCACTCAAGGATTTGGACCTCTCAGACAACCTTTTGAAGGAGCTCcccaaggagctgctgcaggacttGGAAGCGCTGGAGACCCTCTGGCTCTCAGGGAACCTCCTCCGCACCCTTCCCAACGACTTCTTTGTTGATGGGCACATCTTTGCCTATGTCTTCCTCACCGAGAATCCCTGGCACTGTGACTGCGACCTGTCCTACCTGCGAAATTGGATCCGGATAAATGAGGGGAGCGTCTACCAGCCAGAGCGGGGCCTGGAGAAGACGAAGGTGGAGGTGGCCCCGGAGAAGGTGCTGTGCCACAGCCCCCCTGAGCATCAGCATAAGCCTGTCATCCACTTCAAGTCTGACTGCGGCAATGTGGGGGACACAGATGGGGATGAGTATGACTACAATGAGGAAGAAACACCCCAAAAAACTACCATGTCCCCTTCCCCCACGACACATCCAGCTGTCCCCAAAGAGCACACTACTACCCTACGTGCTCTTACCCAGCCTCCTCTCACTACCACAAATCCTCCCATCAGCTCCCCTTCTAGCTCCAGCCTTGCCCCAAGCACTTCCGATGAGGTTCCTGCAAGCACCAGCACTCCCAGCACCATCGCTCCTGCACCAGTCAGTTCCACCATCACATCCACTGTAcagccccccagcactgcccttgTTCTAACTGCTGCTCCCCCCACCACCTTCATCTCCACCACCTCACTGACAACTGCTGTGAGCACCGGActccccagcaccagcaacCATCCCCAAACCAGCCTTGCCAccagcactgccaccagcaCTCTCCCGATGTCCACTGGCATGTTTTCCACCAGCAGTCCCACAGCATTGCCTTCCACTAGCACGCCAAGGGCCTCTTCCGTCGTCGAATCTTCATCTTCTCTAATGTCCACCACATTGGTGGTCTCTACCACCATGCTTTCTCCTCATGCCCCAAAGTTGCTGGCTCCCCGGAACACCACACATTTCCTCCAGCCgtcccctctgcccccaccTCAACCTCTCTGTCCTTGCTCCACCACAGCAGAGACTGTGCCCATGCTGCTCTTGCGGGCGGGTGGGGAGGGTCCTCAGTGGGTGCAGTGGGTGCTGagccactgctgcctgctgcactgCGTGCTCTACCTGGCCTCCTTGGTTCTGCTGCTCCTGTCCATGCTGGCTTTAGCTTGCTGGCTGCTTTGGATGTGCCTGGTGGGATGGCCTTCCTCGCGCAAATCACTGCAGACCCAAGAGGTGCAGTACCCACTTTTGAGGCAGAGGGAATCAACAGAAAGTCCTGTGTGGCATCTCAGCAGCTTCCAAAGCCCCCTCCAACAAACCACATTCTGCACCATCAAGGAAATAGATCTGTGTCCTGAAGTCACTACATCCCACACCTACTGCACAATTAAAGACCTAGGAATACAGGGCAGTCCTCCTGCAGAGTCCTCCTTCTGCACAACAAAGGAGCTGTGGGTCTGCCACTGTCCCCCGAATACTTCATTCAAGTCTTTCTCCAGGAAGCCGACAGACACAAACCTTGGCCCCCTGAAGGCCCCTTCTGCTTACAGCCTGGATAGGGGTGCCGAGGCCATCGGCACTGTCAGCGTGAAGAATGCTGGCAACACCTTGTAA
- the LOC116499260 gene encoding butyrophilin subfamily 1 member A1-like translates to MVFGCHLQCSLLAFIPYSLVFHVCELQSATFSVKGPPDPVAMAVGQDVVLPCHVSPAQSVQDMEVTWFREQFTPFVHRYKERQDQYGDQMVQYQGRTELLKDGLTNGSVDLRIFRVQLSDKGLYTCFVRSGSEYDEAVVELKVTASGSAPRIVLEHYQDGGIRVACRSGGWFPQPQVLWQDHCGQHLPSLSENITQDESGLFAMESILILTRSASQEVACVVRPALQSQEKESSFYISDPFFQNAHPWKIGLGVVLVAVLSLFIIAVYLFRRKGQHEKQCKQQHCGTVLLKLGFALLGSAEVQPPAQADGCRRGDIQADIPQPICDDLHAFCFAERQAEELEWRRYAVPIENVAVVLDSDTAHCDLVLSDDCKSVKREDKLQNVPSLPQRFDPWRCVLGCEGYTSGRYYWEVEVVDGGGWAVGVSREDVKRKGEIQFSPEEGIWAVGNWAGKFKAFTSPEHTLLHESQAPTRVRVSLDYEVGRVTFFSVDEKNSIFTFPLASFDGFRVHPWVWLGPGTWLKMCP, encoded by the exons ATGGTCTTTGGCTGCCACCTCCAGTGCTCTCTGCTGGCTTTTATCCCTTACAGTTTGGTTTTCCATGTTTGTGAGCTTCAATCAG ccaCATTCAGCGTCAAGGGACCCCCTGACCCTGTGGCCATGGCTGTTGGCCAGGAcgtggtgctgccctgccacgTCTCCCCGGCGCAGAGCGTGCAGGACATGGAGGTGACCTGGTTTCGGGAGCAATTCACACCCTTTGTGCATCGCTACAAGGAGCGCCAGGACCAGTACGGGGACCAGATGGTTCAGTACCAAGGGCGCACGGAGCTGCTGAAAGACGGCCTCACCAATGGCAGCGTGGACTTGAGAATTTTCCGTGTCCAGCTGTCTGACAAAGGGCTTTACACTTGCTTTGTCCGCAGTGGTTCAGAGTACGACgaggctgtggtggagctgaAGGTGACAG cCAGCGGCTCTGCTCCGCGCATCGTGCTGGAGCACTACCAGGACGGGGGCATCCGCGTGGCATGTCGCTCAGGCGGCTGGTTCCCACAGCCCCAGGTGCTGTGGCAGGACCACTGTGGGCAGCACCTGCCCTCCCTCTCAGAAAACATCACCCAGGACGAGAGCGGCCTCTTTGCGATGGAGAGCATCCTCATCCTCACCAGGAGTGCAAGCCAGGAGGTGGCCTGTGTGGTCAGacctgccctgcagagccaggagaaGGAGTCCTCTTTCTACATATCAG ATCCCTTTTTCCAAAATGCCCATCCTTGGAAAATTGGCCTGGGCGTGGTCCTGGTTGCTGTGCTCTCTCTTTTCATCATCGCCGTTTATCTATTTAGAAGGAAAG gacagcatgagaaa caatgcaagcagcagcactgt GGCACCGTGCTGCTGAAATTG GGCTTTGCATTGCTGGGGTCGGCAGAAGTACAGCCTCCTGCACAGGCAGATGGTTGCAGGAGAGGTGATATCCAAGCCGACATCCCACAACCCATTTGTGATGATTtacatgcattttgttttgcagagagACAAGCTGAGGAGCTTG aatggAGAAGATACGCAGTGCCTATTGAAAATG TGGCAGTGGTTCTGGATTCAGACACAGCCCACTGTGACCTTGTCCTGTCTGATGACTGCAAAAGCGTGAAGCGAGAGGACAAGCTGCAGAACGTCCCCAGCCTCCCTCAGAGATTTGACCCCTGGCGCTGCGTGCTGGGCTGTGAAGGCTACACCTCAGGGAGATACTActgggaggtggaggtggtggaTGGAGGAGGATGGGCCGTAGGGGTCTCTCGAGAAGATGTGAAGAGGAAGGGCGAGATTCAGTTCAGCCCGGAGGAGGGCATCTGGGCAGTGGGGAACTGGGCAGGGAAGTTCAAAGCTTTCACATCCCCTGAGCACACTCTCCTTCATGAAAGCCAGGCTCCCACGCGGGTCCGGGTCTCTCTGGATTATGAAGTGGGCCGGGtgacatttttcagtgttgatGAGAAGAATTCTATCTTCACATTTCCACTGGCATCATTCGATGGGTTCAGAGTCCACCCATGGGTCTGGCTGGGTCCTGGTACGTGGCTCAAAATGTGTCCCTga